A stretch of the Pseudomonas helvetica genome encodes the following:
- a CDS encoding sorbosone dehydrogenase family protein: MLKPRFVLVIAIAGGLAACGESATLPVSDGTGPSPKLPEPHKTLIPTVNIAPAVGWPTGAKPIAAPGTQVAAFAEGLDHPRWLYVLPNGDVLVAETNAPPKPDDSKGIRGWVMGKVMGRAGAGVPSANRITLLRDKDHNGVAETRTTFIENLNSPFGMTLVGNDLYVADTDRLLRFHYESGETSITAKPVNVIDLPGGTLNHHWTKNVIASKDGSKLYVTVGSNSNAGENGLEQEEGRAAIWEVDRATGNHRIFASGLRNPNGMDWEPRSGKLWTAVNERDEIGSDLVPDYITSVKDGGFYGWPFSYYGQHIDARVTPQNPDLVARAIAPDYAVGPHTASLGLTFAEGSKLPAPFTEGAFIGQHGSWNRKPHSGYKVIFVPFSAGKPAAQPVDVLTGFLNKNEEAMGRPVGVVIDKQGDLLVADDVGNKIWRVSAAK; this comes from the coding sequence ATGCTCAAGCCTCGATTCGTCCTTGTTATCGCCATCGCCGGAGGGCTCGCCGCCTGCGGGGAGTCCGCCACCTTGCCAGTGTCGGACGGCACGGGCCCATCGCCCAAGCTGCCGGAACCGCACAAGACGCTGATCCCGACAGTGAACATCGCACCGGCGGTCGGCTGGCCAACGGGCGCAAAGCCGATTGCCGCGCCAGGCACTCAGGTGGCGGCATTTGCCGAAGGACTTGATCATCCACGCTGGCTCTATGTACTGCCCAACGGCGACGTGTTGGTGGCTGAAACCAATGCGCCACCCAAGCCCGACGACAGCAAAGGCATTCGCGGCTGGGTCATGGGCAAAGTCATGGGCCGCGCCGGGGCTGGCGTACCAAGCGCGAACCGGATCACCCTGCTGCGTGACAAGGATCACAACGGCGTCGCTGAAACCCGCACGACCTTCATCGAGAACCTCAACTCGCCGTTCGGCATGACCCTGGTCGGCAACGACCTGTACGTCGCCGACACTGACCGCCTGCTGCGCTTTCACTATGAAAGCGGTGAAACGTCCATCACCGCCAAACCGGTGAACGTCATCGACCTGCCCGGCGGCACGCTGAATCATCACTGGACCAAAAACGTCATCGCCAGCAAGGACGGCAGCAAGCTCTACGTCACGGTCGGCTCCAACAGCAACGCTGGTGAAAATGGCCTGGAGCAGGAAGAAGGACGTGCAGCGATCTGGGAAGTCGATCGCGCTACCGGCAACCATCGGATTTTCGCCTCCGGCCTGCGCAATCCCAACGGCATGGACTGGGAACCGCGCAGTGGAAAACTCTGGACCGCCGTCAACGAACGGGACGAAATCGGCAGCGACCTGGTGCCGGACTACATCACCTCGGTCAAGGACGGCGGCTTCTACGGCTGGCCATTCAGTTACTACGGCCAGCACATCGACGCGCGCGTCACACCGCAAAACCCGGACCTCGTCGCCAGGGCCATCGCCCCGGACTACGCGGTTGGACCGCATACCGCTTCGCTGGGCCTGACCTTCGCCGAAGGCAGCAAGCTGCCAGCTCCGTTCACTGAAGGCGCATTTATCGGCCAGCATGGTTCCTGGAACCGCAAACCACATAGTGGCTACAAAGTCATCTTCGTGCCGTTCAGCGCTGGCAAGCCGGCAGCGCAACCGGTCGACGTGCTGACGGGGTTTCTCAACAAGAATGAAGAAGCCATGGGTCGCCCGGTGGGCGTAGTGATCGATAAACAGGGTGACTTGCTGGTGGCCGATGACGTGGGGAACAAGATCTGGCGCGTGTCAGCCGCCAAATAA
- a CDS encoding class I SAM-dependent methyltransferase produces MTARTLNLDDSLYNYLLDVSLRETPLQRRLRDETQALPMARWQVAPEQGQFLALLVKLTGARRLLEVGTFTGYSALCMAAALPDDGSLICCDIPGDYNATARRYWQEAGLAGRIDLRLAPALQTLAQLEQQGQGGCFDLIFIDADKANYPAYLESALRLLRSGGLAVFDNTLWSGRVLEENPASEDTRAIQALNRALKDDSRVDLSLLPLGDGLTLCRKL; encoded by the coding sequence ATGACCGCTCGCACACTCAATCTCGACGATTCCCTTTATAACTACCTGCTCGACGTTTCCCTGCGCGAAACGCCGCTGCAACGCCGCTTGCGTGACGAAACCCAGGCACTGCCCATGGCGCGCTGGCAGGTGGCGCCCGAGCAAGGTCAGTTCCTCGCCTTGCTGGTCAAGCTGACGGGCGCCAGGCGCTTGCTTGAAGTCGGCACCTTCACCGGTTACAGCGCCTTGTGCATGGCGGCCGCCTTGCCGGATGACGGTTCGTTGATCTGCTGTGACATTCCCGGAGACTACAACGCCACTGCGCGCCGTTACTGGCAAGAGGCTGGGCTCGCTGGGCGCATCGATTTGCGTTTGGCCCCCGCGTTGCAAACCCTGGCTCAACTTGAGCAGCAAGGACAGGGCGGTTGCTTCGATCTGATCTTCATCGATGCCGACAAGGCCAACTATCCGGCTTATCTGGAAAGCGCTTTGCGGCTGCTGCGAAGTGGTGGGCTGGCGGTATTCGACAACACACTGTGGAGTGGGCGAGTACTGGAAGAAAATCCCGCGAGCGAAGACACCCGAGCCATCCAGGCACTCAATCGCGCCTTGAAGGACGACTCGCGTGTCGATCTGTCGTTGTTGCCATTGGGCGATGGTTTGACGCTGTGCCGCAAGCTGTAG
- a CDS encoding C40 family peptidase, whose product MTMSARLVLIFFAALLSACASRTPPPVKVVRAPVFAPAQSFSPAAEDVLIRALGLVGTPYRWGGNTPDSGFDCSGLIGYVYRDAAGISLPRSTREMIGMQAPNVGLEALQTGDLIFFATNGGSQVSHAGIYVGEGRFVHAPATGGTVKLDSLSKAYWQRAYLSAKRVIEPEHLAHNF is encoded by the coding sequence ATGACGATGTCGGCCCGCCTTGTACTCATCTTCTTCGCAGCGCTGCTCAGCGCCTGCGCCAGCCGCACTCCGCCGCCTGTCAAAGTCGTTCGCGCCCCGGTTTTCGCTCCCGCCCAATCGTTCTCGCCTGCCGCTGAAGACGTGCTGATTCGCGCGCTGGGTCTGGTCGGCACGCCTTATCGTTGGGGTGGCAATACACCGGATTCAGGTTTCGATTGCAGCGGCCTGATCGGTTACGTCTACCGCGATGCAGCGGGTATTTCCCTGCCACGTTCAACTCGCGAGATGATCGGCATGCAGGCGCCGAACGTTGGCCTGGAGGCTCTGCAAACCGGTGACCTGATCTTCTTCGCCACCAATGGCGGCTCGCAAGTCAGTCACGCCGGGATCTACGTCGGTGAAGGTCGCTTCGTGCATGCACCCGCCACGGGTGGTACGGTGAAGCTCGACAGTTTGTCCAAGGCCTATTGGCAGAGAGCCTACCTGAGCGCCAAGCGTGTTATCGAGCCTGAGCATCTGGCGCACAATTTCTAG
- a CDS encoding C40 family peptidase, whose translation MLNRFAPLVPLALVTLLFGCAVHSPVSQQQNDQQIKNSATAQSSVIYQEELATEKELADFASSKPYQLPVLADSILERGLSLVGTRYRMGGTSEAGFDCSGFIGYLFREEAGMNLPRSTREMINVNAPLVSRNNLKPGDLLFFATNGRRGRVSHAGIYLGDDQFIHSSSRRSGGVRVDNLGDSYWSKTFIEAKRALAMAPTTVTARK comes from the coding sequence ATGCTAAATCGCTTCGCACCCCTCGTGCCTCTCGCACTTGTCACCCTGCTTTTTGGTTGCGCGGTTCATTCCCCGGTCTCGCAACAACAAAACGATCAGCAGATTAAAAATTCAGCGACTGCCCAGTCTTCCGTTATTTATCAGGAAGAGCTGGCTACCGAAAAAGAACTGGCTGACTTTGCCAGCAGCAAGCCTTACCAGCTTCCGGTTCTGGCCGACAGCATCCTTGAGCGTGGCCTGTCCCTGGTCGGTACCCGTTACCGCATGGGCGGCACCTCTGAAGCCGGTTTCGATTGCAGCGGTTTCATCGGTTATCTGTTTCGTGAAGAGGCTGGCATGAACCTGCCGCGCTCCACTCGCGAAATGATCAACGTGAATGCGCCATTGGTTTCGCGCAACAACCTGAAGCCTGGCGACTTGCTGTTCTTCGCCACCAATGGTCGTCGCGGTCGCGTCAGTCACGCCGGGATCTACCTGGGTGATGACCAGTTCATCCATTCCAGCAGCCGCCGCAGCGGTGGTGTTCGGGTCGATAACCTGGGCGACAGCTACTGGAGCAAGACCTTCATTGAGGCCAAGCGAGCACTCGCCATGGCACCAACGACAGTCACGGCACGCAAGTAA
- the hda gene encoding DnaA regulatory inactivator Hda, with protein sequence MKPIQLPLGVRLRDDATFINYYPGANAAALGYVERLCEADAGWTESLIYLWGKDGVGRTHLLQAACLRFEQLGEPAVYLPLAELLDRGIEILDNLEQYELVCLDDLQAVAGRADWEEALFHLFNRLRDSGRRLLIAASTSPRELPVKLADLKSRLTLALIFQMRPLSDEDKLRALQLRASRRGLHLTDEVGHFILTRGTRSMSALFELLERLDQASLQAQRKLTIPFLKETLGW encoded by the coding sequence ATGAAACCGATTCAGCTGCCCCTAGGTGTGCGTCTGCGTGATGACGCTACCTTTATCAACTACTACCCTGGCGCCAATGCCGCTGCACTCGGCTATGTCGAGCGGCTGTGCGAAGCCGACGCCGGCTGGACCGAAAGCCTGATCTATCTCTGGGGCAAGGACGGCGTAGGGCGTACGCACTTGCTGCAAGCCGCGTGCTTGCGCTTCGAGCAGTTGGGGGAGCCGGCGGTGTACCTGCCGTTGGCCGAGTTGCTGGATCGCGGTATCGAAATCCTCGACAACCTTGAACAGTACGAGCTGGTCTGCCTGGATGACTTGCAGGCAGTCGCAGGGCGGGCTGACTGGGAAGAGGCGTTGTTCCATCTGTTCAATCGCCTGCGAGACAGTGGTCGGCGTCTGCTGATCGCCGCTTCGACCTCGCCACGCGAGTTGCCGGTAAAACTGGCTGACCTCAAGTCCCGCTTGACCCTGGCACTGATTTTTCAGATGCGGCCGCTGTCTGATGAAGACAAGTTGCGTGCGCTGCAATTGCGCGCGTCACGTCGCGGCCTGCACCTGACCGACGAAGTCGGGCATTTTATTTTGACGCGCGGTACACGCAGCATGAGCGCGTTGTTCGAGCTCCTTGAGCGCCTCGATCAGGCCTCCTTGCAGGCTCAGCGCAAGCTGACGATCCCCTTCCTCAAAGAAACCCTGGGCTGGTAA
- a CDS encoding AI-2E family transporter encodes MADTRRWVWLGGIALLCAFVYLLHPILTPFLVALLLAYLFDPLVDRLEKFGLSRTWGVVAVFALFTLVVMTLLLVLVPMLAKQLFRLYELAPQMLDWLQHTAMPWAQSKFGLANGFWKFDKVKAAITEHMGQATDIVGIVLSQATASGLALIGWLANLVLIPVVSFYLLRDWDLMMAKIRSLLPRDREERVVSLAGECHEVLGAFVRGQLLVMLALGVIYAAGLMLVGLELGLLIGLIAGLAAIVPYMGFVIGIGAALIAGLFQFGGDLYPMIGIVAVFMVGQALEGMVLTPLLVGDRIGLHPVAVIFAILAGGELFGFTGILLALPVAAVIMVLVRHLHDLYKDSGMYSGVDDSD; translated from the coding sequence ATGGCCGATACACGGCGTTGGGTGTGGCTTGGTGGGATAGCCCTGCTGTGCGCATTTGTGTACCTGTTGCATCCGATCCTTACACCGTTCCTGGTGGCGCTGTTACTGGCCTATCTGTTCGACCCGCTGGTGGATCGCCTGGAGAAATTTGGCCTGTCGCGAACCTGGGGTGTGGTTGCGGTATTTGCGCTGTTCACCCTGGTCGTCATGACGTTGTTGCTGGTGTTGGTGCCAATGCTGGCCAAACAGCTGTTCCGTTTGTATGAGCTGGCGCCACAAATGCTTGATTGGTTGCAGCACACGGCGATGCCCTGGGCGCAATCGAAATTCGGGTTGGCGAATGGGTTCTGGAAGTTCGACAAGGTCAAGGCCGCGATCACCGAGCACATGGGGCAGGCTACTGACATCGTCGGGATCGTGCTGAGCCAGGCCACCGCATCGGGTTTGGCATTGATCGGTTGGCTGGCCAATCTGGTGTTGATCCCGGTGGTGAGTTTTTACCTGTTGCGCGACTGGGACCTGATGATGGCGAAGATCCGCAGCCTGTTGCCGCGTGATCGTGAAGAGCGTGTAGTCTCGCTGGCGGGTGAGTGTCACGAGGTGCTCGGCGCATTTGTTCGTGGGCAGTTGCTGGTGATGCTGGCGTTGGGTGTGATCTACGCGGCGGGCCTGATGCTGGTCGGACTGGAGTTGGGGCTGTTGATCGGTCTGATTGCCGGTCTGGCAGCAATCGTGCCGTACATGGGCTTTGTGATCGGGATCGGAGCGGCGTTGATCGCCGGGTTGTTTCAGTTTGGTGGCGATCTGTATCCGATGATCGGGATTGTCGCGGTGTTCATGGTCGGTCAGGCACTGGAAGGCATGGTGCTGACGCCGTTGTTGGTGGGGGACCGGATTGGCCTGCACCCGGTGGCGGTGATCTTTGCGATTCTGGCGGGCGGAGAACTGTTCGGTTTCACCGGGATCCTGCTGGCGTTGCCAGTGGCGGCGGTGATCATGGTGCTTGTTCGCCATCTGCATGATTTATATAAAGATTCTGGCATGTATAGCGGTGTGGACGATTCGGATTGA
- a CDS encoding DUF2066 domain-containing protein: MRLCKLLFVGCLSLVSLASHAQTVNGLYQVREPVSSQTPEERDQATQRALDTLVLRLTGDAKATQSPGLAAIRKDPQQIISRYGYDAGPPESLQVDFDPVSTDRALRQAGLALWGANRPSILGWWLNDSTEGSSLVGDGQASAAPLRRAAQHRGLPLHLPLGDLNEQIVATAPHLEGNDPAPLHGISERYGADALLAVHAREEGGQWQAKWHLWLGDQREQGSVQGADSAAVADAVLLAVSQRLAPRFVARPGASTEQVLEVQGMNLERYAVLGRLLEPFGAHLQSVDGDRIVYRVNGSADQLRAQLSLAKLQEVPAGVAPAPVQPAVIGVAPAVAPAPAPKAQLSFRW; this comes from the coding sequence ATGCGTTTGTGTAAATTACTGTTTGTGGGCTGTTTGTCGTTGGTCAGCCTGGCGAGTCATGCCCAAACCGTTAACGGTCTCTATCAAGTGCGCGAGCCGGTCAGCAGTCAGACCCCGGAGGAGCGCGATCAGGCCACCCAGCGTGCGCTGGATACCCTGGTGCTGCGTCTGACCGGTGATGCCAAGGCAACACAGAGCCCCGGGCTGGCGGCGATTCGCAAGGACCCGCAGCAGATCATCAGCCGATATGGCTACGACGCCGGACCGCCGGAAAGCCTGCAAGTCGATTTCGATCCGGTCAGCACCGATCGGGCACTGCGTCAGGCAGGCTTGGCCTTGTGGGGTGCCAATCGGCCGTCGATTCTCGGCTGGTGGCTGAACGATTCGACCGAAGGCTCAAGCCTGGTGGGCGACGGTCAGGCCAGTGCCGCGCCGCTGCGGCGTGCTGCACAGCATCGGGGGCTGCCATTGCACCTGCCACTGGGTGATCTGAACGAGCAGATCGTCGCCACCGCGCCGCATCTGGAAGGCAATGATCCGGCGCCGCTGCATGGCATCTCTGAACGTTATGGCGCGGACGCTCTGTTGGCGGTGCATGCGCGGGAAGAGGGTGGTCAGTGGCAGGCCAAGTGGCATTTATGGCTGGGTGACCAGCGCGAGCAAGGCAGCGTGCAAGGAGCCGACAGTGCGGCCGTGGCCGATGCGGTTCTGCTGGCGGTGAGTCAGCGCCTGGCACCGCGTTTCGTTGCCAGGCCGGGAGCGTCCACCGAGCAGGTGCTTGAGGTGCAAGGCATGAACCTGGAGCGTTACGCGGTGTTGGGGCGCTTGCTGGAACCGTTTGGTGCGCACCTGCAAAGTGTCGATGGCGACCGGATCGTGTATCGCGTCAACGGCAGTGCCGATCAGTTGCGAGCGCAATTGAGTCTGGCGAAGTTGCAAGAAGTGCCGGCGGGCGTTGCGCCTGCACCGGTTCAGCCTGCGGTCATCGGTGTGGCACCCGCGGTCGCCCCGGCACCCGCGCCCAAAGCGCAGTTGAGTTTTCGTTGGTAG
- the purM gene encoding phosphoribosylformylglycinamidine cyclo-ligase gives MSKQPSLSYKDAGVDIDAGEALVERIKSVAKRTARPEVMGGLGGFGALCEIPAGYKQPVLVSGTDGVGTKLRLALNLNKHDSIGIDLVAMCVNDLVVCGAEPLFFLDYYATGKLNVDTAAQVVTGIGAGCELSGCSLVGGETAEMPGMYEGEDYDLAGFCVGVVEKSEIIDGSKVAAGDALLALPSSGPHSNGYSLIRKIIEVSGADIENIQLDGKPLTDLLMAPTRIYVKPLLKLIKDTGAVKAMAHITGGGLLDNIPRVLPKGAQAVVDVASWTRPAVFDWLQEKGNVDETEMHRVLNCGVGMVICVAQEHVETALNVLREAGEQPWVIGQIATAAEGAAQVELKNLKAH, from the coding sequence ATGAGCAAGCAACCCTCCCTGAGCTACAAGGACGCCGGTGTAGACATCGACGCCGGTGAAGCATTGGTCGAACGCATCAAGAGCGTCGCCAAGCGCACTGCGCGCCCGGAAGTCATGGGCGGCCTGGGCGGTTTCGGCGCCCTCTGCGAAATCCCGGCTGGCTACAAGCAGCCCGTGCTGGTATCCGGCACCGACGGCGTCGGCACCAAGCTGCGCCTGGCTCTGAACCTGAACAAGCACGACAGCATCGGCATCGACCTGGTTGCCATGTGCGTCAACGACCTGGTGGTCTGCGGTGCCGAACCGCTGTTCTTCCTCGACTACTACGCCACCGGCAAACTGAACGTCGACACCGCCGCTCAAGTCGTCACCGGCATCGGTGCTGGCTGCGAACTGTCCGGCTGCTCGCTAGTGGGCGGTGAAACCGCTGAAATGCCTGGCATGTACGAAGGCGAAGACTACGACCTGGCCGGCTTCTGCGTGGGCGTGGTCGAGAAGTCGGAAATCATCGACGGTTCGAAAGTTGCCGCTGGCGATGCCCTGCTCGCCCTGCCGTCTTCCGGCCCGCACTCCAACGGCTACTCGCTGATCCGCAAGATCATCGAAGTGTCGGGTGCAGACATCGAAAACATCCAGCTCGACGGCAAGCCGCTGACCGACCTGCTGATGGCGCCAACCCGTATCTACGTCAAGCCGCTGCTCAAGCTGATCAAAGACACCGGCGCAGTCAAGGCCATGGCCCACATCACCGGTGGCGGCCTGCTCGACAACATCCCGCGCGTCCTGCCAAAAGGCGCTCAGGCGGTGGTTGACGTAGCGAGCTGGACCCGTCCGGCCGTGTTCGACTGGCTGCAAGAGAAAGGCAACGTCGACGAAACCGAAATGCACCGTGTGCTGAACTGCGGCGTCGGCATGGTGATCTGCGTTGCCCAGGAGCACGTTGAAACCGCCCTGAACGTACTGCGTGAAGCCGGCGAGCAGCCTTGGGTCATCGGTCAGATCGCTACCGCTGCCGAAGGCGCGGCTCAGGTTGAACTGAAGAACCTCAAGGCGCATTGA
- the purN gene encoding phosphoribosylglycinamide formyltransferase — MSATCDVVVLLSGTGSNLQALIDDAQNADNPVRIRAVISNRADAYGLQRARDAGIDTRTLDHKAFEGREAFDAALIELIDAFQPKLVVLAGFMRILSADFVRHYQGRLLNIHPSLLPKYKGLHTHQRALEAGDTEHGCSVHFVTEELDGGPLVVQAVIPVELHDSPQSLAQRVHAREHQIYPMAVRWFAEGRLSLGEQGALLDGQLLAASGHLIRN; from the coding sequence ATGTCCGCCACCTGTGATGTTGTGGTGCTGTTGTCCGGCACCGGCAGTAACTTGCAGGCCTTGATCGACGACGCGCAGAACGCGGACAACCCTGTGCGCATTCGCGCCGTGATCTCGAACCGCGCTGATGCCTACGGCCTTCAGCGCGCCAGGGATGCGGGTATCGACACCCGCACCCTGGATCACAAGGCTTTCGAAGGTCGCGAGGCCTTCGATGCCGCCTTGATCGAATTGATCGACGCCTTCCAACCCAAGCTTGTGGTACTGGCCGGATTCATGCGTATTCTCAGCGCTGATTTCGTCCGTCACTATCAGGGTCGCCTGCTCAATATCCATCCTTCGCTGCTACCCAAATACAAAGGGTTACACACTCATCAGCGAGCGCTGGAAGCCGGCGACACCGAACATGGCTGCAGCGTGCACTTCGTCACCGAGGAACTCGATGGCGGACCACTGGTCGTACAGGCAGTAATACCGGTAGAGTTGCACGATTCGCCGCAAAGTCTGGCGCAACGGGTTCACGCCCGCGAACACCAGATTTACCCGATGGCCGTACGCTGGTTTGCCGAGGGCCGACTGAGCCTTGGCGAACAAGGTGCTTTACTGGATGGTCAGTTACTCGCGGCCAGCGGTCACTTGATTCGAAACTAG
- a CDS encoding DUF3108 domain-containing protein yields MRRALLFACALLALPLAQAADLQPFSASYTADWKQLPMSGSAERSLSKNDNGSWTLNFKASMLVASLTEESTLKLDKDALLPQSYRFERGGLGKAKKVNLDFDWTTKMVTGTDRGDPVKVPLNTGMLDKSTYQLALQRDVAAGKKSMSYQVVEGEDTDTYDFRVIGQEKVQTKAGSVDAIKVERVRDPTQNKRITEMWFAKDWGYILVALRQVETDGKEYNIMLLDGTVDGKAVKGS; encoded by the coding sequence ATGCGTCGCGCCCTGCTCTTCGCTTGTGCTCTGCTCGCCCTGCCCCTTGCGCAGGCGGCAGACCTTCAACCGTTCTCCGCCAGCTACACCGCCGACTGGAAGCAGCTCCCGATGAGCGGTTCGGCCGAACGCAGCCTGTCGAAAAATGATAACGGCTCCTGGACCTTGAATTTCAAGGCCTCCATGCTGGTCGCCAGCCTGACCGAAGAAAGCACCCTGAAGCTGGACAAGGACGCCTTGCTGCCCCAGTCATATCGCTTCGAACGCGGCGGCCTGGGTAAAGCCAAGAAGGTCAATCTGGACTTCGACTGGACCACCAAGATGGTCACCGGCACTGATCGCGGCGATCCGGTCAAGGTACCGCTCAACACCGGCATGCTGGACAAGTCCACCTACCAACTGGCGCTGCAGCGCGATGTAGCCGCCGGCAAAAAAAGCATGAGCTACCAAGTGGTCGAAGGTGAAGACACCGACACCTACGACTTCCGCGTGATTGGCCAGGAAAAAGTCCAGACCAAAGCGGGCTCGGTCGATGCGATCAAGGTCGAACGTGTTCGCGACCCGACACAGAACAAACGCATCACCGAAATGTGGTTCGCCAAGGACTGGGGCTACATCCTGGTAGCCCTGCGCCAGGTCGAGACCGACGGCAAGGAGTACAACATCATGCTCCTCGACGGTACGGTTGACGGCAAGGCTGTCAAAGGCAGCTAA
- a CDS encoding DUF2058 domain-containing protein: MSLSLRDQLLKAGLVNQKQAKQVGKEKQKQQRLAHKGQIELDDSQQRAAQEAMAEKVKRDQELNRQQQEKAEQKARAAQVKQLIEVSRLPKLTTEDYYNFVDDKKVKRICVNTLMRNKLSSGSLAIVHHAGGYEVIPREAALKIQERDPQRIVQLNVKTEEVSAEDDPYAAYQIPDDLMW; encoded by the coding sequence ATGAGCCTTTCCCTTCGCGACCAGTTGCTCAAAGCAGGGCTGGTCAACCAAAAGCAGGCCAAACAGGTCGGCAAAGAAAAACAGAAGCAGCAACGTCTGGCCCACAAAGGTCAGATCGAACTCGATGATTCCCAGCAGCGCGCGGCCCAGGAGGCCATGGCCGAGAAGGTCAAGCGCGACCAGGAACTCAATCGCCAGCAGCAGGAAAAGGCCGAGCAGAAGGCCCGTGCCGCACAGGTCAAGCAATTGATCGAAGTCTCGCGCCTGCCGAAGTTGACCACTGAGGACTACTACAACTTCGTGGACGACAAGAAGGTCAAGCGCATCTGCGTCAACACCCTGATGCGCAACAAGCTCAGCAGCGGTTCCCTGGCGATCGTGCATCACGCCGGCGGTTACGAAGTGATCCCGCGTGAAGCGGCCCTGAAGATCCAGGAGCGCGATCCACAACGTATCGTGCAACTGAATGTGAAGACAGAAGAAGTCAGCGCCGAAGACGATCCGTACGCGGCCTATCAGATCCCTGACGATCTGATGTGGTAA
- the mazG gene encoding nucleoside triphosphate pyrophosphohydrolase codes for MYSLQDLLHLMNRLRDPQFGCPWDIKQTYQTIVPHTLEEAYEVADAIERGDFDHLQGELGDLLFQVVYYSQLAREEGRFEFDGVVDSITRKLIRRHPHVFPTGDLYAPLDIPRLSEEQVKQRWEEIKAEERAEKSLAPEQLSLLDDVPAALPALSRSAKLQKRAGQVGFDWPDALPVLDKVREELDEVLEAMADNDATAISDEVGDLLFSVVNLARHLKVDPESALRGANSKFERRFRFIEQALRDTLRPIEDCTLEELDALWGEAKRQEKNLPSCG; via the coding sequence ATGTATTCACTTCAAGACTTGCTACACCTGATGAACCGCCTGCGGGATCCGCAGTTCGGCTGTCCGTGGGATATCAAGCAAACGTACCAGACCATCGTCCCGCATACCCTGGAAGAGGCCTACGAGGTGGCTGATGCCATCGAGCGTGGCGACTTCGATCATTTACAGGGTGAGCTGGGCGATCTGCTGTTCCAGGTGGTGTATTACAGCCAACTGGCGCGGGAAGAAGGGCGTTTCGAGTTCGACGGTGTGGTCGACAGCATCACCCGCAAACTGATTCGTCGTCATCCCCATGTATTCCCGACAGGTGATCTGTACGCACCGCTGGATATCCCGCGCCTCAGTGAGGAGCAGGTCAAGCAGCGCTGGGAGGAGATCAAGGCCGAGGAGCGGGCCGAGAAGTCCCTGGCCCCTGAACAATTGTCCTTGCTCGATGATGTGCCGGCAGCGCTGCCGGCGTTGTCCCGTTCGGCCAAGCTGCAGAAGCGCGCGGGGCAGGTGGGTTTCGACTGGCCGGATGCATTGCCGGTGCTCGATAAGGTCCGCGAAGAGCTTGATGAAGTGCTTGAAGCCATGGCGGATAACGACGCGACAGCGATCAGTGACGAAGTCGGCGATCTGCTGTTTTCAGTGGTCAACCTGGCGCGTCACCTCAAGGTCGATCCCGAAAGTGCATTGCGCGGCGCCAACAGCAAGTTTGAAAGACGCTTCCGATTTATCGAACAGGCATTGCGCGACACCCTCCGTCCCATAGAAGATTGCACCCTCGAAGAGTTGGACGCCTTGTGGGGCGAAGCCAAACGTCAGGAAAAGAATTTGCCCAGCTGCGGCTGA